GGGGCCAAAGGGAGGCGAGGCTTCCCCGGCCTGAGGGGTGTCTCTCTAGGTGGGGGTtctcgccagctgcctgcttctgggagagggcaggaggtgaTGGTTGTGCCTGGTGTCCGTCCTCTCCGTCAGTGGCTCTCTGAGGCCAGCAGCTCTTGCTCACTGTGCTCGGTTGCCCTGGCAGATGAGGCTCACAGCGACAAGGCGAAGGAGAGCATCCGGGCCAAGTGTGTGCAGTATCTGGACCGGGCGGAGAAGCTGAAGGATCATCTGCGCAGCAGAGAGAGGCAGAGCCAGAAGCCTGTCAAAGAGTCTCCGAATGACAGCAAGGGGTACGTGCGCAGCCCCCGCTGTGCCCTGCAACGGTGGGAGGGCCAGTCCCAGGTGACTCTGGCAGTAGGTTCCAAACCAGTGCTTGTCCCTTGCCACGCCGTGTAGTTTACAAGGGACGCTGGTGCATCTCAGGCAGCCCTCGCTAGAAATGCCAAGGCCAGGGCAGGCTGCGAAAGGGACACGGGACACTCCCAAGCCTGGTGGGTCACATGGTGCTGCTGAGGAGCATAAAAGTTTTGGGGAAGGAGAACATCCAAGTGGCACAGAGGGAAGCGACCCCGTAGCTGGGACCCATGGTCCCATTGAGGTCATGGTGTCCTCTAGCTCTGAGGAGACTTCTCCAGGAGTGGGAACTCCAGTTAGTAGGAAGAGACAGATAATAGTTGTGGGCCATTGGCTCATTAGGAACCTAGACGGCTGAGTGTGCGATGAACGGGGGTGGGGCGAGGGCAGCAGATCTGGCGAGATGTGTCGTGCTGCGGAGGAGCCGATGGTTGCACcgcatgtaggtaccaatgacgtAGGGAGGGATCGGACAAATGTAGGCTGCTAGGTAAGAGAGTGAGGTCCAGGGCTCCCATGGtagcattttctgaaatgcttcctgttccagaGACAGGGCCAGCTAGGCAGGCGGAGCTACAGGATCTTGATGCCTGTGTAAGACAGTGGTGTAGGGAGGAGgtgtttagatttattaggaatgGGAAAACTTTTAGGGAAGGGGGAGCCTGTACGGAAAGGGTGGACTCCATGGAAACCAAAATgcaaccagactgctggcacttcaAATGAAAAGTTGTACAGCAGTTTCTAAAATGAATCCTGGGGGAAAGCTGAtaggtgcagaggagcatgtgggtGACAGAGAGACGTCCTTAGCGAAAAATCTTTGCAGATTCTCTATGTTCTAGTAAGGAGGAGAGATGGAATCTGATTAAATATGGGTGGGTTCTGATGAAAGAGAGTCCCGTTCTGTTACAGTGTGTAATGGCAGACAGTTAAAAAGGggcatgtttttaaaatgcttgtaCATAAATGATAAAAATCCTCATGAGGTGGGTGAACTCAGGTGCCTGGTATTAAAGGAGGATACTgctataataggcatcacagaaacttggtggaatgagacTAATCAGTGGGACACAGTCATATCGGGGTACAAAATAGATGGGAAGGACAGAACAGCTTTTGCTCATGGGGATTGTAAAAATCCTAAATAAGCCAAACCGTTCTGTAGACTCCCTAGAGATGGTCATACTGTGCTCTGGTAAGAAGACTATAGCAGTAGGGATCTATTaccagccccctggccagggtggTGAGGTTGACTGTGAAATGTGCAGGAGGATTAGACAAACTCAGTGggggatttcagctatccccGTGTTGACAGGGTGCATGTCACCTTGGGACGGGATGAAGAGATGCAGTTTCTGGGCACCTTAACTGACTGCTTCTTGAAGCAGACAgtccacaagaggagaggcagttTTTGATTTAGTCCTgactggagcacaggatctgtTCCAAGAGGTAAACATAGCTGGGTAAGAGAGACCATAAGATCATTTAACATAAAATCCCTGTGGTGGTGAGAACACCccagcagcccaacactgtggAATTTAATTTCGGAAAGGGGGATTAGACAAACATGAGGAAGATAGTTAAACAAAGTACAAGGCACAGTGCCAatagtgaaatccctgcaagctgcatggaaacttttcaaagagagCATAATAAAGGCTCACCTTCAATATGTCGCCCCAAATTGAACAAAACAGTAAAAGAACCAAAGAAGTGCCAGCCTGGCTAAGCAATaaagtaaaagaagcagagagagagagagagagagagagagagaataaaaacatcctttaaaaagtggaagttaaatgctagtgaggaaaatagagcGTAAAGTCTGgcaaagaaatataaaaatataattaggatgGGCAAAAAGCTTTGGAGGAACAGCAAGCTCCAGGAAAGTAacagccaggggaaaaaaaaaattataagaaaatgagcagcaggaagcctgctaaatgACTAGTGGGGGCCATGGGATGATCTAGATGTTAAGGAAGCACTCAAAGATaataaggccattgtggagaaactaaatgcaTTTTTTGCTTCGGTCTTCATGGCTGTttgggagattcccaaacctgagctgtcctttgtgggtgacaaatctgaggaattgtccaagattgaggtgcgTTAGAgttggttttggaacaaattgataaacttcgTAGTAAGTCACcaggtattcacccaagagttctaaaagaactcaaatgtgaaattgtggaactattaattgTGATTTGTAATTTAGCGTCTAAGTCAACTTCTCTACCCAGTGATTGGAAGATAGCAAATGTGATGCCAGTGTTTAATAAAAAGGGCCCTGGCAGTGATCCTGGCAGTTACAGaacagtaagtctaacatcagtaccaggcaaattatttgaaactatagtaaagaataaaatagtCAGACACATCGACAAACATAACTTTTAGGGGAAAAGTCAAAatggtttctgtaaaaggaaatcatggctttttctattagagttctttgagggggtcaataaGTAGGTGGACAACGGGGATCCAGTGggtatagtgtacttagatttccagaaagcctttgatgagATCCCTCACGAGTtcttaagtaaaataaattgtcataggataagagggaaggtcctctcatggattgaaaactgattaaaagacaggaaacaaagggtaggaataaacggtACGTTATCAGattggagagaggtaactagtggtgttccccacaggTCTGTCTATAGTGGGACCAATCGCATTCAACACTTTGATCTGGAACAGGGGGTAAACAGTGATGTtgcaaaatttgctgatggtactaaactgctcaaaatagttaagaacaaagcagactgtgaagagctttgaaaagatctcaccaaactgagtaattgggcaacaaaatggcaaacgtATTTTCATGTTGATAAATAAAAGTAATGCGCATTGGGGAAAAATACttccaagtatacatacaatatgtgTGGGACTAAGTTAGCTACAACCACtcgagatcttggagtcattgtggctagtcctctgaaaacatccactcaatgtgctgccgccgtcaaaaaagcaaacagaatgctaggaagcATTGAataagggatagaaaataagacagaggaTATTTTGTTGTTGCTGTATAAATccgtggtatgcccacatcttgaatattgcgtaCAGCTGTGGTCCCCTCATCTCAAAGAACATATCTTGGCATTCGAAAAGATTCAGAACAGGGCCACAGAAgtgctgaggggtttggaacgggtcccatatggagaGAGATTAGAGAGACTAGGACTCTTCATCTTAGATAAAAGCGGGTTAAGGGGGGATTGATGGAGGTCTATAAAGTCAGgactggtgtgggaaaagtgaataaggaaaagttattgacttgttcccgtaacacaggaactaggggccaccaaatgaaatgaatgggcagcaggtttgaaacgaacacaggaagattttcttcacacagcacacaggaggCTGCCCGGAGCAGGctgtgaagagcaggactttatCAGGCTTCAAAAAAGAGCGAGTTAAattagcagggctttctctctgttactagtgaagTTCCTGGAGGCTGGGTCCATCAAGGCTCATTAGCGGGGCTGGGTAGGAGCGGTGGCCCTGGCCTGTTTGTCCGAGGCTGGAGATGggcggcaggggagggagggatcaCTCGCTGGTTACCTGtcctgttcgctccctctggggtacctggcgttggccactgtccgaagacaggacactgggccagatgggcctttggtctgacccagagtgGCCGCTCTCCTGAGGTTAGGCTCACAAACGGTGCTTCTGATTGCCTGTGCTGCTTGTCAAGAAGCAAAGGGGGAATCGCACAGTCCTCCAtctctgttccccttctctgggccGCACAGTGCGAATCCccaggcccggcccagcccagagcGAAGCTGTTCAAAACATGCTGCTCACATATATAAAATGTTCTTCTGACCGCCAGGGCAGCCGTGTCAGCAGGGCGCTGTAGGCCTGGATCTCAGCCAGAATACCATGTTGCCAGTATCTAAGCGTAAAGGTGTAGTATAAAGGAGGTGGAAGAAGTGTTCTGTGCACAGCAGTCGCCCATACAAGGACGTCAGAGCCATAGAGCAGGTTGTGTGTGTCACTGGTGAAAAGCCCCCGGGGGCACGCCCGGCgcttggctggcctggctgtgacGCTGCGTGTGCTCTCCACAGAAGCGACAGTGACAGCGAGGGCGAGAACCCTGAGAAGAAGAAGCTGCAGGAACAGCTGATGGGTAAGAGGCTGGAACACAGAGCCCAGCGGGATCTGCGCACAGGCAGAGCGCCTGCCCTGCGGGGGGCTGCCACGTGCTGCTCGGTGCAGGGTCTAAGGCCATGGGGCCACCGCttctctgcagctggctgctgggcagtGTCGGAGACTCCTTGTGAGCCCTGGCAAACAGATTCCCCTCCTTGGTGATGATGCTGGGCCCAGAGGGCAGCCTGGCCAGGTGGGTGGAGCTgcgtggtggggcgggggctagcGCTGTGGTCTCGTCCCTCTGGGGAGAGCTGCCGTTCTCCCGCAGGCGCCATTGTGATGGAGAAGCCCAACGTGCGATGGAACGACGTGGCGGGCCTGGAGGGCGCCAAGGAGGCTCTGAAGGAGGCTGTCATTTTGCCCATTAAATTCCCACACTTGTTCACAGGTGAGGGGTTCTGAGCTCTCGGGGCgcgcctggggcagggagggtgggggctgggccccgTGATACCGGTGTGTGGGGAGACTCCCGCCCCACAGGCCCAGCCTGAGCAGAGCCAGGACCATGCTGGCCATCCCAGCCACACCCCGAGCCCCGCGGCACCTGTGGAATTACCAGTCCCCCCATGCGGTAGGGGCTGGCCGACTGAAGCCCCTTTGTGTCCTGTTGAGCTGGAGCCTGGTTGCTCTGGTGCCCAGCGTGCAGGAGCCTGCTCAGCGCCTGGCCTGTTGCAGGTAAACGCACCCCCTGGCGTGGGATCCTGCTGTTCGGGCCCCCGGGCACAGGGAAGTCCTACCTGGCCAAGGCCGTGGCGACTGAGGCCAACAACTCCACCTTCTTCTCCGTGTCGTCCTCAGACCTGATGTCGAAGTGGCTGGGGGAGAGTGAGAAGTAAGTGGGGCTGCGCAGGGCGGCGCGGGCGCTGGCttgtcccgtcccgtcccgggGCTCAGGGGAACGAGAACAGGCCACGCAGTGACAGCCCCAGGTGCTGCCCCGGCTCCGCCACTGGCGTGTGGGCGGCAGGGGAAGCTGCCTGCCAGGACTCAGCCCGTGTCTCTCTGCCCAGGCTGGTGAAGAACCTCTTTGAGCTGGCGCGGCAGCACAAGCCCTCCATCATCTTCATCGACGAGGTGGACTCGCTGTGTGGCTCCCGCAATGAGAACGAGAGCGAGGCTGCCCGCCGCATCAAGACGGAGTTCCTGGTGCAGATGCAGGGTGCGTGCGGCCTCGGCTCGGGGCGCTGCgccggggggctggctgggggtgccgtGCCGTGGGGCAgctggcgggcgggcgggctggctgggggtgctgcaccGTGGGGCAGCTCACCTGGGGGcgggcaggctggctggctgggggtgctgcgtTTTGGGGCAGCTcgccagggggctggctgggggtgccgtGCCGTGGGGCAgctggccggggggcgggcgggcgggcgggcagctcgctggggggctggctgggggtgccgtgccgtggggcagctggctggcgggcgggcgggcagctcgccggggggctggctgggggtgctgcaccGTGGGGCAGCTCACCTGGGGGcgggcaggctggctggctgggggtgctgcgtTTTGGGGCAGCTcgccagggggctggctggctgggggcgccgCGCCGTGGGGCTGGCCTGTGGGTAGCCCCAgcttgggcaggtgggtgggatgGAGAAATGGCAAATCGGAGGGGGCAGAGATGGCTCAGTTAGAGCTCTGGCCTTGGCCTGCTTAGCCCGGGGTTGAGTTCAGCCCTTCAGGGGCCagttaagggtctggggcaaatagatataaaACCCCCAGTCTGTCGGGTTGGGGACGGGCCCTGCTGTGTGTATAGGGGACTGGGCTCAGTgatctctcagggtcccttccagctctgggagacagTTAGGGTGGGAGCAGTGGGCCGGTGTGGGCCAGGATGGCGAACCGGCCCGGCCACAGCGCTACTAGACCTACCTGcagggcaggtgccccagggccctggccaCTGCaacccagcagcagtggctggaccccgggcaggagccccaggccctacAAATCACCAAcagagccctggggctcccagccaccaccaaggcagcagcagccatgaagggctggctggggcatctctctccccagctctgtgtCTTCCATCCgaggcctggccctgcctgccggGGCCCCAGGCTGCGTAGGGGAAGGTCCCTGCTGGGCGCCCAGTGGGGGCCCCGGACTGCGTAGGGGAAGGTCCCAGGAGGGACTTGGCGAAGGGCTGTGTTGGGCTGGCCGACTCCTGTGCCAGGTTTACAATGgcgctgggccctggcccctggACCGAATGCTGGCTCCCTTCCACCCAGGGCCCTGTCCCCACTCTCGTCCTCCTGAGCCCCTCCTGGCCTTGCACGAGTGGGGTCCAGGCTCCAGGgctgtgacctccagctgcagcgctCCCCCAGGCCTCTGCAGAGCCCAACAGCCTGTCTGCTCCCTGATCCCTCTTTCTCCCGGCAGGCGTTGGGAACAACAACGACGGCACCTTGGTGCTGGGCGCCACCAACATCCCCTGGGTCTTGGACTCGGCCATTAGGCGAAGGTGAGTGGGGGCGCTGGGACTCTGCAGCCTGcgctgctcccctgctggccccccgccGCTCCCCAGAGCCGGGTGTGCACTGCCCCatggcaggctgctgctcctgctgagaGGGGCTGGGCCCCCGGAGCTACCGGCCCAGGCACCTCCCTCCCTTGGCCAGTGCTGCCGTCCCCTTGGGAGCCGCCCCGTGATGCCAGGGCCGCTCACCGCCTGCCCGCTGGCTGCCCAGGTTCGAGAAGCGCATCTACATCCCGCTGCCGGAGGAGGCGGCCCGCGCCCAGATGTTCCGGCTGCACCTGGGGAACACGCCGCACAGCCTGACGGAGGCCCACATCCACGAGCTGGCCAGGAAGACGGACGGCTACTCAGGAGCCGACATCAGCATCATAGTGCGCGACGCCCTCATGCAGCCTGTGCGCAAGGTGCAGTCGGCCACGCACTTCAAGAAGGTGAGCGTGgcctggtgggctggggccagtcgCTGCAGGCGGGGGGCTCTGCGGCCGGAGTCCCCGGCCCTGGCGTCCGCCTTGGTGCAAGTCCTCCCTCGCCTCTTCCAGGCACGAGGCCCCTCGCGAACCAATCCCAGCATAATGGTAGACGACCTCCTGACCCCCTGCTCGCCAGGAGACCCGGGGGCCATTGAGATGACTTGGATGGAGGTTCCTGGGGATAAGCTGCTGGAGCCAGTGATCTGCATGGTGAGTCGTTTGgtttgggatggggcagggccacgGTGACACAAGTCAGTGTGCGACACCCTGAGGCCAGCTGAGCAcctgtgggtgcagccagcctggctccgccctcctctggggctgcagggtggtgcTGTCCTGGCCGGAGATGCTGCATGTTCCTGGTGAAGTGATGGGCGTAGAATAACTGCCATCATTAGGCTCCAGCGTCCAGCACAGTCACCGAGCGATTTGCCTGTTCCTCCGGCCTGCACTCCCCTGCTGCCGTCCCACCTGCAAGGCTCAGCCTGCCCGAGTGGACAGGGCAGCAGTGTCATGACCTCAGCGGGAGACCAGGGACccgccagagcagccctggcccccagtcCTGCTGGAAGAAGAAACCCGCCTCCTCCAGCTGTGACCCTGGCACTCCCGAGCCCACCCAGGCAGGTCAGAGGggctgggaaaggcagggagctggaggtcaTCCTGTGACAGGCTCCCAGGCCCCGGTTCCCCCTCAGGAGGTGCTAGCTGCAAGCCAGCGGTTGGCTGGGCCTGGGGCGCTCACACCTGTAGGCTAGAGAGGCTTAGGTGAACAGTGCCACAGGCCCAGCTGCCTCTCCTGTGCTTGCAGTCGGACATGCTGCGCTCGCTGGCCACCACCCGCCCCACCGTGAACGCCGACGACCTCCTCAAGGTGAAGAAGTTCTCAGAGGACTTTGGCCAGGAAGGTTAAAGCATCGGCCGGGCGGGTTGGGTGGGCGCCATGCGGGCAGCGTGTGCTGGTGAAGCCCCCGTGCTGCAGGCGGACTGTGCCAAGCTCCCTGCTCGCCCAcctctgtgccagccccagctgggccctggccacGGCAGTCCAGCCCCAcaggcctgtggaggagcagagcagagcaccgcCTGGGGCCCAGAGCGCCCCCGGACCCCCACCTCTCCttcctgctttgtttttttaattttttttttttaaattaatgctgcttgttttgtcttgtttatacaaaaataaaaatgatccaaAAGCTTAACCGGCCGCGAGGGCCGTGCACGGctcagggaggaggcagggggaggaagggctctgggctgagctgctccctgccacagccctgggctggagctggcctggtCCAGTGCTGCCGTGGTGGGGAcgggctggggtggagcaggcagctgccttctctccagctaGGCAttgctgcagcagggcctggcactGCTGTGGCTCCTGCGGGCTCctggcagggagcatagagctgctCTGTTCCTCCCCTTCCTGCTTTTCCAGTGCTTGGGCCCTCTCCTGCCTGCGGCTCCCTGGGGGGGAGGCTGGTATTTCCTCCCCTGCCTGCTTAGCCTGGCCCTCTGCTCTCATCTACACGTACCTCCCCGTTGCTTGTCACCATAGGCTGaggcctttgctgctgctgctgcgagcTGGGCTCCTCCAGGCCGAGGCCTGCTCAGCCTCTCTGCACTCACTGCTAGCAGCAGGGGAGAGAGCTGAGCtgcatcttcctcctcccctgtgtcCCGCCTTCTCCTagggccagccccctgctgcagctgtgtggggctgggtggtggcGAGACCTGCAGTCCCTGGGGGTGCAGTGCTTTctggggggggtggcagggcccTGCTGGTACATAGCGCctccccctggccctgtgctggaCGGAGCAGGAAAGCACGTCcgctcctggggcagggctggagcgaGCCTGGGGCTGGCACCGCGGTGCTGTACAGGGGGCCCCacgcggggctggggctgagcgtATGAGCGGTTGGCACTGAGGGCCTGTGccaggggcagcaccagccacctgcacTGGCTCTGTGCGGCGGTGAGGCtcatgggtgggggggagccctgggccaggcacaGGCCATCTGAGTTGGGCTGGTGCCccacaggagagggtgggggctgggccctACTGCTGCGGTGGTTAATGCTGCCAGGGGCCAAGTGTCACCAGGTTCCACTCGTCCaggcctggggagccccaggcaggcaggcgaGAAGCAGCAATttatccccctccccgccccccccatcggCCCCTTGTGTGCAAGGCAGGCTGGGGTCAGGCGCTGGCTCTGCCCTAGTGGGAGGTCCTGCCCAGTGCTCGAAGCAGGGGGACCCACCATGCCCCAGTGAGTGGCTGCAtccggcaggggcagggcagagccagccgCATCGGCGCTGTTCTCAGGCGAGGGCAGCAGGGTCCCCTCCGAGCACACAGGAAGCTGGGGGCTgcactggcctgcaggctgctgtgcGCAGGaatgggctgcccccagccctgccgcacAGGGCCCACATGAGCATGGGGCACAGGCACCCGTGTGTGGCATGTGCCAGCTGTGGGGCTTTACCATCCCCTCGCAGAACCCTGCCATGGCCCAGCAcccctgtgcagggagcagccacGGCTGGCGGAGGCAGGGACCGATGGTACACcaggaccaggtggctgcccagCCACTGACTTACAGCTCAGCCAGGGTGCTGCTGCCCAAAGGATCGCACCCTCGCTAcagtcagggacagcagctggtGGAGGGCCGGAGCCACTCGCTCCCCCTCTTGCCTCAAGCCCCAGCCCTGATTGCCAGGTGTGGGTGCAAAAtacacctgcacccccccccccccccccatgggacAGCTGGTAGGTACAGGGATCCCCACTCTAGAAGTGCTGGGCtaagcctgcccccccccccccccaaaaaaaaccccacttctCAGTTCTCCAGTTAGTCACAGATCTCCCTGAGAAGCAGAATGCCCCAAAACAAGGCACTTGGGAGCCTGCCCaaagccagcccctgctccattctgccatgggccccacccccaacccaatgTAAAAAAATTCACACTCACACTGGCCCCTTGCCATGGCAGAGGTTCCCATTCACAGGCCAGTGGGATACTAGCAGGAGCTCAGCAGCTGACCCCTTGTCAGGCTGTGGGCAGGACACAAAGCCCACACACACATTGTATAAAGCCCCAGCTCAGTCAAGTACAATGCAGCTGCAAGGCCTGTAATTTTCTGTAAGCTTTGCTTTGTAGCAGCACTAGGTCTAGCTTAAGTTAGTAAGACATTGACAGCATATGAGCACTCCCAGCTGTTGCTCTCtcaagtgagctttcctttgtgcaAGCGAGGAAAGTGAATAATATTGGGGTGTGCGCAGTGGGAGTCAGTCTCTCAGCCAGCCTGCCTGGCTAAATGGCTGAGCCCTGCCAGAGAACTCACCaacaaaagcaaaagcagccCCCTCCTGAGCAGATCAGCATCCCCTCTGCTGTTGGCTCATGGTCATACCCTGtcctgggacaggacaagaggtaGGGGCTGAGGCACAAACAATGGATGCAAAGCTCTAAGGTGTGCTTGTTAGTCTTGGCTGGCTAGGGAAGCAGGAAGAGGCCCGCTCCTTCTAATGGGTGATACTGACTGCTCCTGCATACAACAAGGGGGGTCTACAATCAGCTCCCACTCCACATTCATGACTACATGCAGACACACTGGCCCCTGGCTTCCTCAGCTGTCCCTATGCAACTCTTGGCCTGTGTACATGCAGGAGGGTGTAAGTGCCTGTGGATGGGTACCTGAAAGCTAGgcccccttttttcctttaatccaacactGGCCTTCAATAAAACACATGCGAGTGTAACCCTGGCGTAGGCTCCCATGAAAATAAGGTAACAAAACCTGTAAGATCTGCACAGAACAGCTGTTTGAGAGGGACCAGAgagctgctggaccacagagtacACAAATAGGGTTTATTTATGCAATAATCAGCCTTTCCAGAGGTATGTACCTCACCGAACCTGCTCTCAAAGACCAAAGTATTCACTTTTTATATTATAGACAGCTAGGTCCCAACCTCCTTCCACCCAGAGCAGCACCAGAAGATCCACAAGGGTGGTTCCTGGGCCTGCGAGTTACAGTGAAGCCAAGGAAGTAGTTACAGATGATGCAGCATGTTATAACTCCACGCAGTTCCCCATCACCAGATGCACCCAACGTTCCTATtcatctccccccacctccacaaaCCCAGTGTCACTGCTAAACCAAGCGCTGCTAGGTGCAAGGCTCCCAGACGGGTGCACCGAGGCCAGAGTCACTCCCCATGTGCACAGCGGCAGGCAGGGACAGTCCTCCCTGCTATGTTGTGGCTAGTGGACATCTGGCTGCA
The genomic region above belongs to Carettochelys insculpta isolate YL-2023 chromosome 14, ASM3395843v1, whole genome shotgun sequence and contains:
- the VPS4A gene encoding vacuolar protein sorting-associated protein 4A → MTTSTLQKAIDLVTKATEEDKAKNYEEALRLYQHAVEYFLHAIKYEAHSDKAKESIRAKCVQYLDRAEKLKDHLRSRERQSQKPVKESPNDSKGSDSDSEGENPEKKKLQEQLMGAIVMEKPNVRWNDVAGLEGAKEALKEAVILPIKFPHLFTGKRTPWRGILLFGPPGTGKSYLAKAVATEANNSTFFSVSSSDLMSKWLGESEKLVKNLFELARQHKPSIIFIDEVDSLCGSRNENESEAARRIKTEFLVQMQGVGNNNDGTLVLGATNIPWVLDSAIRRRFEKRIYIPLPEEAARAQMFRLHLGNTPHSLTEAHIHELARKTDGYSGADISIIVRDALMQPVRKVQSATHFKKARGPSRTNPSIMVDDLLTPCSPGDPGAIEMTWMEVPGDKLLEPVICMSDMLRSLATTRPTVNADDLLKVKKFSEDFGQEG